Proteins encoded within one genomic window of Formosa agariphila KMM 3901:
- a CDS encoding spondin domain-containing protein: MKRLVLGIAFLGLLGMSCSSDDDNSNENTTADGSFTVTIENIAPVNAFLKSGVFNTPAGDANPGPATPGKKYEFTIDAGRSQKLSFITMLAATNDAFFGPGNDGIALYDDNGNPISDDVTDQVYLWDAGTEVNEEPAVGPNTVTNQSGPNTGVVENGNVLLMSNVTNGEAFDFPEVNDIINVSVTYIEGTQFLISIEDLANATLSTSLGDRVAPLSPGVYVVHGGTNPLFTEGEPDLGQGVENIAEDGDVTNLGNYTADNTGVTYPASPGVWVVHNDGTKPLFTEGAVDYGNGVEAIAEDGNTALLGANVLSLEGVTKGAIFNTPVGSSSPGPILPGSSYAFTFDAQVGDHLSFVNMLAATNDVFFGTSDEGIALFDANGNAISGDLTNSIYLWDVGTEVNEEPAIGPNTVTNQLDSNTGIEENGTVILLNNTNDGFTYPAVNTLLKVTITAN, from the coding sequence ATGAAGAGATTAGTATTAGGAATAGCCTTTTTAGGTTTATTAGGCATGTCGTGTTCAAGTGATGACGACAATTCAAACGAAAACACAACAGCAGATGGATCATTTACAGTAACTATTGAAAATATAGCACCAGTAAATGCCTTTTTAAAGTCGGGTGTCTTTAACACGCCAGCCGGAGATGCCAACCCAGGACCTGCAACACCAGGGAAAAAATATGAATTTACTATAGATGCAGGGAGAAGTCAAAAACTTTCTTTTATAACCATGTTAGCTGCTACTAACGATGCGTTTTTCGGGCCAGGGAATGATGGTATTGCATTGTACGACGATAACGGAAATCCTATTTCTGACGATGTTACTGACCAAGTGTATCTTTGGGATGCAGGAACAGAAGTTAATGAAGAGCCTGCCGTAGGTCCTAATACGGTTACAAATCAATCGGGACCTAATACTGGTGTTGTAGAAAATGGAAATGTATTATTAATGAGTAATGTTACAAACGGTGAGGCTTTCGATTTTCCAGAGGTTAACGACATAATTAATGTAAGTGTAACTTATATAGAGGGGACTCAATTTTTAATTAGTATTGAGGATTTAGCCAATGCTACATTATCTACAAGTCTAGGTGATAGAGTCGCGCCATTATCTCCAGGGGTTTACGTTGTTCATGGCGGAACAAATCCTTTATTTACTGAAGGTGAACCCGATTTAGGACAAGGGGTTGAAAATATTGCGGAAGATGGAGATGTTACTAATTTAGGAAATTATACGGCAGATAATACAGGTGTTACTTATCCAGCTTCTCCTGGAGTTTGGGTTGTACATAATGATGGAACTAAACCGTTGTTTACTGAAGGTGCAGTAGATTATGGTAATGGTGTAGAGGCCATAGCCGAAGATGGAAATACAGCTTTGTTAGGTGCAAATGTTTTAAGTTTAGAAGGTGTTACAAAAGGTGCCATTTTTAATACACCAGTAGGAAGTAGTAGTCCAGGTCCAATTTTACCAGGGAGTTCTTATGCATTTACATTCGATGCTCAAGTAGGCGACCATTTATCTTTTGTAAATATGTTAGCAGCAACTAACGATGTCTTTTTTGGAACATCAGACGAAGGAATTGCGCTTTTTGATGCAAATGGAAATGCCATTAGTGGCGATCTAACAAATAGTATTTATTTATGGGATGTAGGAACAGAGGTTAATGAAGAGCCTGCAATAGGACCAAATACGGTAACAAATCAATTAGATAGCAATACAGGAATTGAAGAAAATGGTACAGTAATACTTTTAAATAATACAAACGATGGATTTACTTATCCGGCAGTAAACACGCTTCTTAAAGTAACAATTACAGCAAACTAA
- a CDS encoding TlpA family protein disulfide reductase, whose product MLKSKKNKLSNLFFGIFIVLLIIPQTRQPIQVFLQKGLAMFSPSVEAKADQKQLESYQWKLTDLNGVPYDFKSAEGKVVLINFWATWCPPCIAEMPSLVGLHNDYKGKIEFLFVSNEDKDVVEGFLKKRDFKIKVYQPISSVPEILSTSTIPRTLLISKAGKIVIDKTGASNWNSDTVRETIEVLLQE is encoded by the coding sequence ATGTTGAAATCAAAAAAAAATAAGCTTTCAAATCTCTTTTTCGGAATATTTATAGTGTTGTTAATTATTCCGCAAACACGGCAACCTATACAAGTGTTTCTCCAAAAAGGATTAGCAATGTTTAGCCCGTCGGTTGAAGCGAAAGCTGATCAGAAACAATTAGAGTCGTACCAATGGAAATTAACCGATTTAAACGGCGTACCGTACGATTTTAAGTCGGCAGAAGGTAAAGTTGTACTTATTAATTTTTGGGCTACGTGGTGTCCGCCTTGTATTGCAGAAATGCCAAGTTTAGTTGGTCTACACAATGACTATAAAGGTAAAATCGAATTTTTATTTGTTTCTAACGAAGATAAGGACGTTGTAGAAGGGTTTTTAAAGAAACGTGATTTTAAGATTAAAGTATATCAGCCTATTTCATCTGTTCCAGAGATTTTAAGCACGTCAACAATTCCACGAACACTATTAATAAGTAAAGCTGGTAAAATCGTTATAGATAAAACAGGAGCGTCTAATTGGAATAGCGATACGGTACGTGAAACCATAGAAGTTTTATTACAAGAGTAA
- a CDS encoding shikimate kinase — protein sequence MNLILIGYMGSGKSTLGKKLAKTLNHSFIDLDDYIEEKEQLSISELFKVRGEIYFRKKEHEYLKEILEEQSDVVLALGGGTPCYANNMELIAADKSSTSIYFKAGINELVGRLKHERAKRPLLSRFNSDEELIEFIGKHLFERAAYYNQADIVLSVDKKSQFEILDELMTQLV from the coding sequence ATGAATTTAATTTTAATAGGATATATGGGCTCTGGAAAATCAACTTTAGGTAAAAAGTTGGCCAAAACACTAAATCATTCATTTATAGATTTAGACGATTATATTGAAGAAAAAGAACAGTTGTCTATTTCAGAACTTTTTAAAGTACGTGGTGAAATTTATTTCCGTAAAAAAGAACATGAGTATTTAAAGGAGATACTAGAGGAGCAAAGTGATGTGGTATTAGCGCTAGGAGGAGGAACACCTTGTTATGCCAATAATATGGAATTAATTGCCGCAGATAAATCAAGCACTTCAATTTACTTTAAAGCAGGAATTAATGAATTGGTTGGACGTTTAAAACATGAACGCGCTAAGCGTCCATTATTAAGTCGTTTTAATTCTGATGAAGAATTAATAGAGTTTATAGGAAAGCATTTGTTTGAGCGTGCTGCATATTACAACCAAGCCGATATTGTTTTAAGTGTAGATAAAAAGTCGCAATTTGAAATTTTAGACGAGTTAATGACTCAATTAGTCTAA
- a CDS encoding phosphoribosyltransferase family protein yields the protein METTKNIILTHDEINHKIKRIAYQIYESNVYEEEVILAGIDSNGYVLAKKLKAVLSKISPIKPVLCKVSIDKKNPRNEIKTSLAVKDYKDKSIILIDDVLNSGTALIYGVRFFLDVPLKQFKTAVLVNRNHKKYPVKADFKGISLSTSLNNHVTVDFDGKQYEAYLD from the coding sequence ATGGAAACAACTAAAAACATTATCTTAACTCACGATGAAATCAATCATAAAATTAAGCGTATCGCTTATCAAATTTATGAAAGTAACGTCTACGAAGAAGAGGTAATTTTAGCTGGAATTGATAGTAATGGGTATGTATTAGCTAAAAAATTAAAGGCCGTTTTAAGCAAAATCTCACCTATAAAACCCGTGCTTTGCAAGGTGAGTATTGACAAAAAAAATCCGAGAAACGAGATTAAAACGTCTTTAGCTGTAAAGGATTATAAAGACAAATCTATTATTTTAATTGATGACGTTTTAAACTCTGGAACCGCTTTAATTTATGGTGTACGTTTCTTTTTAGATGTGCCCTTAAAGCAATTTAAAACGGCTGTTCTGGTAAATAGAAATCATAAAAAATATCCAGTAAAAGCAGATTTTAAAGGAATTTCCTTGTCGACTTCTTTAAACAACCACGTAACGGTTGATTTTGATGGTAAACAATATGAAGCGTATTTAGACTAA
- a CDS encoding RNA-binding S4 domain-containing protein — MRIDKYLWCVRYYKTRSIATTACKKGHVKVNGAVVKPSRDVYPQDKIEVRKDQINYSLKVNDLPPNRVGAKLVDIYRVDTTPKEAFEAQELLKYAKDYYRKKGTGRPTKKDRRDIDDYQDDQEETTENN, encoded by the coding sequence ATGCGAATAGATAAATATTTATGGTGCGTGCGCTATTACAAAACAAGGAGTATTGCAACAACAGCATGTAAAAAAGGCCATGTAAAAGTAAATGGAGCTGTAGTGAAACCTAGTCGGGACGTTTATCCTCAAGATAAAATAGAAGTTCGGAAAGATCAAATAAACTACAGTCTAAAGGTTAATGACTTACCTCCAAATCGTGTTGGAGCTAAATTAGTCGATATTTATCGCGTAGATACAACACCTAAAGAAGCTTTTGAAGCTCAAGAACTTTTAAAATACGCTAAAGATTATTACCGTAAAAAAGGAACCGGACGCCCAACTAAAAAGGATCGTAGGGATATAGACGACTATCAAGATGACCAGGAAGAAACTACTGAGAACAATTAA
- a CDS encoding FKBP-type peptidyl-prolyl cis-trans isomerase codes for MKLRTVTLTILLAALVFTCKSDDDGDDIIDVEVRDRTEVYEEDKAAIDVYLDTHFYNYDEFDFENPYSEANDSFQVVFDTIAGENSDKIPLSQRPELISKQVADSEEEDLIYTMYYLMVREGEGEVIHFTDRAHVQYSGTLLDGTIFDSTITPVGLSLSSIGGEYGVVDGFKEGVIEFKTSTSNSENGDGTVTYHKHGIGATIFPSGLGYFSASTTKIPQYSPLIFTLRTPGVTYLDHDNDGVYSYLEDINNNGDVYDDDTDGDGIYDVLDLDDDGDGVFTIWEDLDEDGDPTNDIGANGIPNYLDPTETASTQDED; via the coding sequence ATGAAATTAAGAACAGTCACTTTAACTATTTTATTGGCAGCATTAGTTTTTACCTGTAAAAGCGACGATGATGGCGATGATATTATAGACGTAGAAGTAAGAGATAGAACAGAAGTGTATGAGGAAGATAAAGCGGCGATTGATGTTTATTTAGATACGCATTTTTATAATTACGACGAATTCGATTTTGAAAACCCATACAGTGAAGCTAACGATAGTTTTCAGGTTGTTTTTGATACAATAGCAGGAGAGAACAGTGATAAAATTCCTTTAAGTCAACGTCCAGAGTTAATTAGTAAACAAGTTGCTGATTCTGAAGAAGAAGATTTAATTTATACCATGTACTATTTAATGGTACGAGAAGGTGAAGGTGAAGTTATTCATTTTACAGATCGTGCTCATGTACAATATTCAGGAACATTATTAGATGGCACAATATTCGATAGTACCATTACTCCGGTAGGATTAAGTCTATCTTCTATTGGTGGTGAATATGGTGTGGTAGATGGATTTAAAGAAGGTGTTATAGAGTTTAAAACGTCTACATCAAATTCAGAAAACGGAGATGGTACAGTAACATATCATAAGCATGGAATTGGAGCTACAATTTTTCCATCTGGTTTAGGCTATTTTAGTGCTTCAACTACAAAAATACCACAATATTCTCCTCTTATATTTACACTTAGAACGCCAGGAGTAACGTATTTAGATCATGATAATGATGGTGTTTATTCGTATTTAGAAGATATTAATAATAATGGTGATGTTTATGATGATGACACCGATGGAGATGGTATTTATGATGTTTTAGATTTAGATGATGATGGTGACGGTGTATTTACTATTTGGGAAGATTTAGACGAAGATGGTGATCCTACTAATGATATTGGTGCAAATGGAATACCTAATTATTTAGACCCAACTGAAACAGCTTCGACTCAAGACGAAGACTAA
- a CDS encoding outer membrane beta-barrel protein, which produces MKKLILILSVVVGAIQLTSAQAGSGFGIKGGLNYSSNGNYISSIGEQIKHPDRNVGFHLGVFGKFGSKIYLKTEAMYTQTNSSYNHKDFLVQKVDAPVLVGFRLIGPLSVFAGPAFQLIIDSKLDDVKAEDRSEDITMGLNFGFAVNIRRIGIDLRYERGFNDYEMRFITNNGLDVATVDARSDQLILSVSFKL; this is translated from the coding sequence ATGAAAAAATTAATATTAATACTTAGTGTAGTTGTTGGAGCAATTCAACTAACTTCTGCACAAGCCGGTTCTGGTTTCGGAATTAAAGGCGGATTAAATTATAGTTCTAACGGAAATTATATTTCGTCTATAGGAGAACAAATAAAGCACCCAGACAGAAACGTTGGTTTCCATCTGGGTGTTTTTGGTAAATTTGGTTCAAAAATTTACTTAAAAACCGAGGCGATGTATACGCAAACGAATAGTAGTTATAACCATAAAGACTTTTTAGTACAAAAGGTAGATGCACCTGTATTGGTTGGTTTTAGACTTATTGGTCCGTTAAGTGTTTTTGCAGGACCTGCATTTCAATTAATAATAGATTCTAAACTAGACGACGTAAAAGCGGAAGACCGAAGTGAAGATATTACTATGGGATTAAACTTTGGGTTTGCTGTAAACATTAGACGCATTGGAATTGATTTAAGGTACGAGCGCGGTTTTAATGATTACGAAATGCGTTTCATTACTAACAACGGCTTAGATGTAGCTACAGTAGATGCGAGGTCAGACCAACTTATTTTAAGTGTATCTTTTAAATTATAA
- a CDS encoding transketolase family protein, with amino-acid sequence MKTYTYTEKKDTRSGFGAGLAELGRTNPNVVALCADLIGSLKMDEFIKENPERFFQIGIAEANMMGIAAGLTIGGKIPFTGTFANFSTGRVYDQIRQSIAYSDKNVKICASHAGLTLGEDGATHQILEDIGLMKMLPGMTVINPCDYNQTKAATIAIAEHKGPVYLRFGRPSVPIFTPADQKFEIGKALQLTEGADVTIVATGHLVWEALEASKALYEKGITAEVIDIHTIKPLDAKAIIDSVSKTGCIVTAEEHNIMGGLGESVARVLATNKPTPQEFIGTNDTFGESGTPAQLMDKYGLNAEAIVKACETVIKRK; translated from the coding sequence ATGAAAACATACACATATACAGAGAAAAAAGATACAAGAAGCGGATTTGGAGCAGGGTTAGCCGAACTTGGAAGAACAAACCCTAATGTTGTAGCTTTATGTGCTGATTTAATTGGTTCATTAAAAATGGACGAATTTATTAAAGAAAATCCTGAACGTTTTTTTCAAATTGGTATTGCTGAAGCAAACATGATGGGAATTGCTGCAGGTTTAACTATTGGTGGTAAAATTCCATTTACAGGAACATTTGCTAACTTTTCTACAGGTCGTGTTTACGATCAAATTCGTCAGTCTATTGCGTATTCAGATAAGAATGTAAAAATTTGTGCTTCTCACGCAGGTTTAACTTTAGGTGAAGATGGTGCAACACACCAAATTCTTGAAGATATTGGGTTAATGAAAATGTTACCTGGTATGACGGTTATTAATCCTTGCGATTACAACCAGACTAAAGCGGCAACTATTGCTATTGCAGAACATAAAGGACCTGTTTACTTACGTTTCGGTCGTCCGTCTGTGCCAATTTTCACACCTGCAGATCAGAAATTTGAAATTGGGAAAGCACTTCAATTAACAGAAGGTGCAGATGTTACTATTGTAGCCACTGGACATTTAGTTTGGGAAGCTTTAGAAGCATCAAAAGCATTATACGAAAAAGGGATCACTGCCGAAGTGATAGACATACATACTATTAAGCCTTTAGATGCTAAAGCTATTATAGATTCTGTTTCTAAAACAGGATGTATTGTTACTGCAGAAGAACACAATATAATGGGCGGTTTAGGAGAAAGTGTTGCACGTGTGTTAGCAACTAACAAACCTACACCTCAAGAATTTATAGGAACTAACGATACGTTTGGAGAATCTGGAACACCTGCACAACTAATGGATAAGTACGGTTTAAATGCAGAAGCTATTGTTAAGGCTTGCGAAACCGTAATAAAAAGGAAATAA
- a CDS encoding transketolase: MANTKELQDLTTQVRRDILRMVHKVNSGHPGGSLGCAEFLVALYNEIMDRKDGFDMDGINEDLFFLSNGHISPVFYSVLAHAGYFPVEELNTFRLIDSRLQGHPTTHEGLPGVRIASGSLGQGMSVALGAAQAKKLNGDDSLVYTLHGDGELQEGQNWEAIMYASAKKVDNIICTIDLNGQQIDGATDTVLPMGSIEAKFVAFGWDVITIEEGNDIDAILKGMAEAKALTGKEKPVCVLLKTVMGNGVDFMMYTHAWHGKAPSDEQLENALAQNPATLGDY; encoded by the coding sequence ATGGCTAACACAAAAGAATTACAAGATTTAACGACTCAGGTTCGTAGAGATATTCTACGCATGGTACACAAAGTAAATTCTGGTCATCCAGGAGGTTCTTTAGGATGCGCAGAATTTTTAGTTGCCCTATACAATGAAATCATGGACCGTAAAGACGGTTTCGACATGGACGGTATTAACGAAGATTTATTCTTCTTATCTAACGGACATATTTCACCTGTATTTTACAGTGTACTTGCACATGCTGGATATTTTCCAGTTGAAGAATTAAACACGTTTAGATTAATTGATTCTAGGTTACAAGGACACCCAACTACTCACGAAGGTTTACCTGGTGTACGTATTGCATCTGGTTCTTTAGGTCAAGGTATGTCTGTTGCACTTGGTGCAGCTCAAGCAAAAAAATTAAACGGAGATGACTCTTTAGTTTACACTTTACATGGAGATGGTGAATTACAAGAAGGTCAGAACTGGGAAGCGATTATGTATGCTTCAGCAAAGAAAGTAGACAATATAATTTGTACAATCGATTTAAACGGACAGCAAATTGATGGGGCTACAGATACGGTTTTACCAATGGGAAGCATAGAGGCTAAATTTGTGGCTTTTGGTTGGGACGTTATAACTATTGAAGAAGGGAACGATATAGACGCGATATTAAAAGGTATGGCTGAAGCTAAAGCATTAACAGGAAAAGAAAAACCTGTTTGTGTTTTATTAAAAACAGTAATGGGTAATGGTGTAGACTTTATGATGTACACACACGCTTGGCATGGTAAAGCACCTAGCGACGAGCAATTAGAAAACGCATTAGCTCAAAACCCAGCAACTTTAGGCGACTATTAA
- the tgt gene encoding tRNA guanosine(34) transglycosylase Tgt, with protein MIFDLKAKDTQSNARAGVITTDHGKIETPIFMPVGTVGSVKGVHQRELKNDINPDIILGNTYHLYLRPKTKILEKAGGLHKFINWDRNILTDSGGYQVYSLSSNRKIKEEGVKFKSHIDGSYHVFTPENVMEIQRSIGADIIMAFDECTPYPCDYNYARRSMHMTHRWLERCLTHLDKTPFTYDYAQTFFPIVQGSTYKDLRKQSAEYIAGVGAEGNAIGGLSVGEPAEEMYAMTEVVTDILPWDKPRYLMGVGTPINILENIALGVDMFDCVMPTRNARNGMLFTAYGSINIKNKKWEDDFSPIDDMGITFVDTEYSKAYLKHLFSVNELLGKQIATIHNLGFYMWLVREARKHILAGDFRVWKDMMVKQMDNRL; from the coding sequence ATGATATTCGATTTAAAAGCTAAAGACACACAAAGTAATGCCAGAGCTGGAGTAATTACTACAGACCATGGTAAAATAGAAACGCCAATTTTTATGCCCGTAGGGACTGTAGGTTCTGTAAAAGGGGTGCACCAGCGTGAACTTAAAAATGATATAAATCCCGATATTATTCTTGGGAATACCTATCATTTATACTTGCGCCCGAAAACCAAAATCCTTGAAAAAGCAGGTGGTTTGCATAAATTTATAAATTGGGATCGTAACATTTTAACCGATTCTGGAGGATACCAAGTGTATTCGTTATCTTCTAATAGAAAGATTAAAGAGGAAGGTGTGAAGTTTAAATCGCATATCGATGGCAGTTACCATGTGTTTACGCCAGAAAATGTAATGGAAATTCAGCGTAGTATTGGTGCCGATATTATTATGGCATTCGACGAATGTACGCCTTACCCTTGCGATTATAACTATGCAAGACGCTCAATGCATATGACGCACCGTTGGTTAGAACGTTGTTTAACGCATTTAGACAAAACACCGTTTACATACGATTATGCACAAACATTCTTCCCAATTGTACAAGGAAGTACATATAAAGATTTACGTAAGCAATCTGCAGAATATATTGCTGGAGTAGGAGCAGAAGGAAACGCTATTGGTGGATTATCGGTAGGAGAACCTGCAGAAGAAATGTATGCCATGACAGAAGTGGTAACAGATATTTTACCATGGGATAAGCCTAGATATTTAATGGGCGTAGGTACACCTATTAATATATTAGAAAATATTGCATTGGGTGTAGATATGTTCGATTGTGTTATGCCAACGCGTAATGCAAGAAACGGAATGTTGTTTACAGCTTACGGTTCTATCAACATAAAAAATAAAAAATGGGAAGACGATTTTTCTCCAATTGATGACATGGGCATCACTTTTGTAGATACAGAATACTCTAAAGCCTATTTAAAACATTTATTTTCGGTAAATGAATTATTAGGAAAGCAAATCGCAACCATTCACAATTTAGGATTCTATATGTGGTTGGTTCGTGAAGCGAGAAAACATATCTTAGCCGGAGACTTTAGAGTTTGGAAAGATATGATGGTTAAACAAATGGATAATAGGCTATAG
- a CDS encoding LptF/LptG family permease, which yields MLLLFIPIGITVNLAEKIGKILEREVPFGEVALFYLDFTIYFAHLLFPLFLFLSVIFFTSKLANNTEVIAFLSSGVSFSRFLRPYMIGATIVALLALVLGMYLAPKASKGFNDFDYKYFKNNRKAVETGSVYRQINDNDFIYVSSFDAKNKLGQNFSLEHIVDNRMVYKMSARNIRWIEKDSVYRMVDYVKRTVGVDGDILESERRKDTVFSFDLVDLTPLEYIAETLTYRDLNEFIDKEKKRGSSSIGRYELVKYRKWSLPVSVYILTIIAVAVSSQKRRGGMGVNLAFGISIAMVFVFFDKIFGVMAEQSDFSPIVAVWFPNIIFGVLAAYLLYNARR from the coding sequence ATGTTGTTGCTCTTTATTCCTATAGGGATTACCGTGAATTTAGCAGAAAAAATTGGTAAAATTTTAGAAAGAGAAGTGCCTTTTGGAGAGGTGGCTTTGTTTTATTTAGACTTTACCATCTATTTTGCGCACCTACTTTTTCCGTTGTTTTTATTCCTGTCGGTTATATTTTTCACCTCCAAATTAGCGAATAATACAGAAGTTATTGCCTTTTTAAGTTCTGGTGTTTCCTTTTCAAGGTTTTTAAGACCTTACATGATTGGAGCAACTATTGTTGCATTATTGGCTTTGGTTTTAGGAATGTATCTAGCGCCAAAAGCAAGTAAAGGGTTTAACGATTTCGATTATAAGTACTTTAAAAACAATAGAAAAGCTGTAGAAACGGGTAGTGTATACAGACAAATTAACGATAACGATTTTATTTATGTAAGTAGTTTTGATGCTAAGAATAAATTAGGACAAAACTTCTCTTTAGAACATATTGTCGATAATAGAATGGTCTATAAAATGAGTGCTAGAAACATTCGTTGGATTGAAAAAGACTCTGTGTACCGCATGGTCGATTACGTAAAAAGAACAGTAGGTGTAGATGGCGATATTCTAGAATCAGAACGAAGAAAAGATACTGTTTTTAGTTTCGACTTAGTTGATTTAACTCCTCTAGAATATATTGCGGAGACCTTAACATATCGTGACTTAAACGAATTTATTGATAAAGAAAAAAAACGAGGGTCTTCAAGTATAGGACGTTACGAATTGGTAAAATATAGAAAATGGAGTTTACCTGTTTCTGTCTATATATTAACTATTATTGCCGTTGCTGTTTCGTCTCAAAAACGACGAGGAGGAATGGGAGTAAATTTAGCTTTCGGGATTAGTATTGCCATGGTTTTTGTCTTTTTCGACAAAATATTTGGTGTCATGGCCGAACAGTCAGATTTCTCACCAATTGTTGCCGTTTGGTTTCCTAATATTATTTTTGGGGTGCTAGCCGCCTACCTATTATATAATGCGAGACGCTAA
- a CDS encoding DMT family transporter encodes MRDAKLLNYLHVHLLVFIAGFTAILGELITIDAIPLVWFRMLMATVLMYAYIRFKGIAIKIPPKAIARLSFAGIIIALHWITFFGAIKASNISITLSMVSSGAFFASILEPIIHKRKIIAYEMIFGLVVVLGVFLITQSELQYIEGIILGIVSAFLSALFAVLNGKFVKEYRPSVISIYEFISGVLFITLFIALFGTGFNQEFFNVSTSDLWYLFILASVCTAYAFIASVKVMEHISPYTVMLTYNLEPIYGIILALILFPEKEKMSTNFYYGAAIILGAVLLNGILKNWKALKRKQS; translated from the coding sequence ATGCGAGACGCTAAATTACTTAATTACCTGCATGTACATCTATTGGTATTTATAGCAGGATTTACCGCCATTTTAGGAGAGTTAATAACCATAGATGCCATTCCTTTAGTTTGGTTTCGTATGCTTATGGCTACAGTTTTAATGTATGCATATATTCGTTTTAAAGGTATTGCTATTAAAATACCACCAAAAGCCATTGCTAGATTATCGTTCGCCGGAATTATAATTGCTTTGCATTGGATCACTTTTTTTGGAGCAATAAAAGCATCAAATATTTCAATTACGCTATCTATGGTATCTTCTGGAGCTTTTTTTGCTTCCATTTTAGAGCCAATTATTCATAAACGAAAAATTATTGCCTACGAAATGATCTTCGGTTTAGTCGTGGTTTTGGGCGTTTTTTTAATCACTCAAAGCGAACTTCAGTACATAGAAGGTATAATTTTAGGTATTGTTTCAGCATTTTTATCGGCTTTATTCGCTGTACTAAATGGAAAGTTTGTTAAAGAATATAGACCTTCTGTGATTTCAATTTATGAATTCATTAGCGGTGTCTTATTTATCACTTTATTTATTGCCCTTTTTGGTACGGGATTCAATCAAGAATTTTTTAATGTAAGCACTTCAGACCTGTGGTATCTATTTATTTTAGCCTCAGTTTGTACTGCTTATGCTTTTATTGCATCGGTAAAAGTTATGGAGCATATTAGTCCGTATACAGTGATGCTAACTTATAATTTAGAGCCTATTTATGGGATTATTTTAGCTCTAATTTTGTTCCCAGAAAAAGAAAAAATGTCTACTAATTTTTATTACGGTGCAGCAATTATTTTGGGAGCAGTATTGCTAAATGGTATCTTGAAAAATTGGAAAGCTTTAAAAAGAAAACAGTCTTAA